In Methanocaldococcus lauensis, a single genomic region encodes these proteins:
- a CDS encoding type II/IV secretion system ATPase subunit gives MKKYGLKLTSEDSKDKNKRIIDNLKKVLKFFNKSLKKDTKDNILHEDTLKEVYEEIKNLEIYEKMTIDMTNVIIGYDKIEKMGKYIVIEPILTKDEEELFLKLKKAVQILLDIPIEEIEKEKLEEYLRERILEIFNDLKLTLDNITKHKIIYYLIKYLTGYGKIDVLMKDENLEDISCTGVGKPVYVFHRKYRHLKTNIKFETEEELDSFCISLAQRCGKSLTLANPIVDGSLPDGSRLNVTLGKDISRYGSTFTIRKFTHSPILPTDLIRYGSISPDMLAYLWLLIEYKNSIMVAGEVATGKTTLLNAFSLFIPPEMKIVSIEDTPEIKLFHENWIAGTTRGGFGGKEYEITMMDLLKAALRQRPDYLIVGEVRGEEAKILFQAITTGHLALSTIHAKSPEAVIRRLNAEPMNIPKIMLEQLNAICMQVRLIYKGKFVRKTKSITEIVEYNPKIDDVILHDVFWWNPKEDTFEFSGKSYLLKRIAEFVGSSEKDIIDELYKRAEFLKNLSKTKLSFEEFVKNICKYREDYKGD, from the coding sequence ATGAAAAAATATGGTTTAAAGTTGACCAGTGAGGATTCAAAAGATAAAAATAAAAGAATTATCGACAATTTAAAAAAAGTTTTAAAATTCTTCAATAAATCATTAAAAAAAGATACAAAAGATAATATATTGCATGAAGATACATTAAAGGAAGTTTATGAAGAAATTAAAAATCTCGAAATATATGAAAAAATGACAATTGACATGACAAATGTTATAATTGGTTATGACAAGATAGAAAAAATGGGAAAATATATAGTTATTGAGCCAATTTTAACAAAAGATGAAGAAGAACTATTTTTAAAACTGAAAAAAGCTGTGCAAATATTATTAGATATTCCAATAGAAGAAATAGAAAAAGAGAAATTAGAAGAATATTTAAGAGAAAGAATTCTTGAAATTTTTAATGATTTAAAATTGACTTTGGACAATATAACAAAACATAAGATAATTTACTATTTAATTAAATATCTCACTGGTTATGGAAAAATAGATGTTCTTATGAAAGATGAGAATTTAGAGGATATTAGTTGTACTGGAGTTGGAAAACCAGTTTATGTATTCCACAGAAAATATAGACACTTAAAAACAAATATAAAATTTGAAACTGAGGAAGAGTTAGATTCATTTTGTATATCTTTAGCCCAAAGATGTGGTAAATCTTTAACATTAGCTAATCCAATAGTTGATGGTTCTTTACCTGATGGTAGCAGATTAAACGTAACTCTCGGAAAAGATATTTCCAGATATGGTTCAACATTTACAATAAGGAAATTTACACATTCTCCTATTTTACCAACAGATTTAATAAGATATGGTAGCATCTCTCCAGATATGCTTGCATATCTTTGGTTGCTCATTGAATATAAAAATTCTATTATGGTTGCTGGAGAAGTTGCTACAGGAAAAACTACATTACTAAATGCTTTCTCTCTCTTCATCCCACCAGAAATGAAAATTGTATCTATCGAAGATACTCCAGAAATTAAATTGTTTCATGAAAATTGGATTGCTGGAACTACAAGAGGGGGTTTTGGTGGAAAAGAATATGAAATAACTATGATGGATTTACTAAAAGCAGCTTTAAGGCAAAGACCAGATTACTTAATTGTTGGAGAGGTTAGGGGAGAAGAAGCAAAGATTTTGTTCCAGGCAATAACTACAGGACATTTGGCATTATCAACAATACATGCTAAATCTCCAGAAGCTGTTATAAGAAGATTGAATGCAGAACCGATGAATATCCCAAAAATTATGCTTGAACAATTAAATGCAATATGTATGCAGGTTAGATTAATTTATAAAGGAAAGTTTGTTAGAAAAACTAAAAGTATAACTGAGATTGTAGAATACAACCCAAAAATTGATGATGTTATTTTGCATGATGTTTTTTGGTGGAATCCTAAAGAGGATACTTTTGAATTTTCTGGAAAGAGTTATTTATTAAAAAGAATAGCAGAATTTGTTGGTAGTTCAGAAAAAGACATTATTGATGAACTTTATAAAAGAGCTGAATTTTTGAAAAACTTAAGTAAAACAAAGCTTAGTTTTGAAGAATTTGTCAAGAATATATGTAAGTATAGGGAGGATTATAAAGGTGATTAA
- a CDS encoding type II secretion system F family protein translates to MIKLDFFENLKNKYYKLAIKVFKVDDEKFDEILLKAGIHAVSSTYLPIIFLTSIIVSFIIFVIFLIVFNIFYAILGFLVAVFVIISLGILYPYIIMEEKAKSIDENLPYAFAFISALSSANIPVVEIFSSLSKENIYGGMSNEAKEIVKDTKIFNYDIITTFLRRARLTPSKKLSAVYYNIVASLIVGAEMKNIFHEIYERLMEDRKLELLGAIEKVEILSEFYVIACGMIPLFVVMTVPVASSISAILQTASFFGNPKLLPLTFYLWVPIASIIFMGLVYAILPKDFKLNVSLLEVLKEFDEPEIEGIKMKFKWKPIHFITLFFWILSVISFALFFIKKSVFMFHGSDFLLFGILLFILPFILTSYWHFIIESQKERYYPIFLNDLTMAVRSGLDIIRAMQICARTNYGPLTKIVKKMAIQMSWGRPVNEVFADLERSEKSLIAKRIASILKECAVSGGDIKDILTSVTVHAYRLSEMKREISTRQFIYVVVIYLSFLLYIGTSYIMVHSLLPTLLKNIQGLSVDFYKNYLFQGILIYSIFSGASLGILTERSVIAGIKHILLMLIVGYLLFKLYIGG, encoded by the coding sequence GTGATTAAATTGGACTTTTTTGAGAATTTAAAAAATAAGTATTACAAATTAGCTATAAAAGTTTTTAAAGTAGATGATGAAAAATTTGATGAGATTTTATTAAAAGCAGGAATACATGCTGTTTCTTCGACATATTTACCAATTATATTTTTAACCTCAATTATTGTGAGTTTTATAATTTTTGTCATTTTTTTAATAGTGTTTAACATATTTTATGCAATTTTAGGATTCCTTGTAGCAGTTTTTGTTATTATTTCACTGGGAATTTTATATCCTTATATTATAATGGAAGAAAAAGCTAAAAGTATTGATGAAAATCTGCCATATGCATTTGCCTTTATATCTGCCCTATCTTCAGCAAACATTCCAGTGGTAGAGATATTTAGTTCTTTATCAAAAGAAAACATTTATGGTGGAATGAGTAATGAAGCTAAAGAAATTGTTAAAGATACTAAAATATTTAATTATGACATTATAACAACTTTTTTAAGGAGAGCAAGATTGACACCAAGTAAAAAATTGTCGGCAGTTTATTACAATATTGTTGCTTCTCTAATTGTAGGAGCTGAGATGAAAAACATTTTCCATGAAATATATGAACGATTAATGGAAGATAGAAAGTTAGAATTATTAGGGGCCATAGAAAAAGTGGAAATACTATCTGAATTTTATGTAATTGCCTGTGGAATGATTCCTCTTTTTGTAGTAATGACCGTTCCAGTAGCATCGTCAATTAGTGCAATATTACAAACTGCCTCATTCTTTGGAAATCCCAAGTTACTTCCGCTAACCTTTTATTTATGGGTTCCAATAGCATCAATAATATTTATGGGATTAGTTTATGCAATATTACCAAAAGATTTCAAATTAAATGTTTCTCTATTAGAAGTTTTAAAAGAGTTTGATGAGCCAGAGATAGAAGGAATAAAAATGAAATTCAAATGGAAACCTATTCATTTTATTACTTTATTCTTCTGGATACTTTCTGTAATTTCTTTTGCACTGTTTTTTATTAAAAAATCTGTTTTTATGTTTCATGGAAGTGATTTTTTACTGTTTGGAATTTTATTATTTATACTTCCTTTTATTCTAACGAGTTATTGGCATTTTATTATTGAAAGTCAGAAAGAAAGATACTATCCAATCTTTTTAAATGATTTAACCATGGCTGTAAGAAGTGGGTTGGACATAATTAGAGCGATGCAAATTTGTGCAAGAACGAATTATGGTCCTTTAACAAAAATTGTTAAAAAAATGGCTATTCAGATGTCATGGGGAAGACCTGTAAATGAAGTATTTGCAGATTTAGAAAGATCTGAAAAATCTTTAATTGCAAAAAGAATTGCATCAATACTAAAAGAGTGTGCAGTTTCTGGTGGTGATATAAAAGATATTTTAACTTCAGTAACTGTTCATGCATATAGATTGAGTGAAATGAAGAGAGAAATAAGTACCAGACAGTTTATATATGTTGTAGTTATTTATCTTTCATTTTTATTATATATTGGAACTTCATATATCATGGTTCATTCACTTTTACCAACGTTATTAAAAAATATTCAGGGATTAAGTGTTGATTTTTACAAAAATTACCTATTTCAAGGAATTTTAATATACTCAATATTCTCTGGGGCATCTTTAGGGATATTAACTGAAAGGTCGGTTATTGCTGGAATAAAACATATTTTGTTAATGTTAATTGTTGGATACTTATTGTTTAAGCTATATATTGGGGGATAA
- a CDS encoding A24 family peptidase — protein sequence MDLGYLYGLICSMYGAIEDWKKREVSDFLWLSLLWIGVIVHAIYSKNLLLFFIEVFAISFITLSVKYEELNRFFYMGILLFLLSFILFKSYFALSFLLFYLVGVFLYYTNFMGGGDCKFLIGLSYLKGMFFTFIIFLNAILFVIPYCIIILLINIKNKNYKGMKLKNLPLLLIALKKDVKDVRKFESIMGDDENLSLIPKINEEIENGKNKYKGKVWVTPQLPFLVFIFLSYVLYIIYPFPVILKIIELIVKSHF from the coding sequence ATGGATTTAGGTTATTTATATGGGTTAATTTGTTCAATGTATGGAGCAATAGAGGATTGGAAAAAAAGAGAAGTTAGTGATTTTTTATGGCTATCTTTACTTTGGATAGGGGTTATTGTCCATGCTATATATAGTAAAAATTTATTACTCTTTTTTATTGAGGTTTTTGCTATTTCATTTATTACCTTATCAGTTAAATATGAAGAACTTAATAGATTTTTTTATATGGGGATATTATTATTTTTGTTATCATTTATTTTGTTTAAATCGTATTTTGCATTATCTTTTTTATTATTTTATTTAGTTGGGGTTTTTTTATATTACACTAATTTTATGGGGGGAGGGGATTGTAAATTTTTAATAGGGTTGAGTTATTTAAAAGGGATGTTTTTTACATTTATTATTTTTTTAAATGCAATACTGTTTGTTATTCCTTATTGTATAATTATATTATTAATAAACATAAAAAATAAAAACTACAAAGGGATGAAATTAAAAAATTTGCCATTGTTGTTGATAGCTTTAAAAAAAGATGTTAAAGATGTTAGAAAATTTGAAAGCATTATGGGAGATGATGAAAATCTTTCATTAATTCCTAAAATAAATGAAGAAATAGAAAATGGCAAAAATAAATACAAAGGAAAAGTTTGGGTTACCCCACAACTCCCTTTTTTGGTTTTTATTTTCCTTTCTTATGTTCTGTATATAATATATCCGTTTCCAGTAATCCTTAAAATAATAGAATTAATCGTTAAATCACATTTTTAA
- a CDS encoding archaellin/type IV pilin N-terminal domain-containing protein: protein MVDWLKSKKAMSPILALLIVLGVTIVVGAVFYAWGSGMFESSQEKTKSALEGTTSTIAYDAGAIGVSVPKEIDVEGDLDLGDTLQSSWGDYPGASKYVLNALAKDSNWGTLYDERIIVPVPITIENYYDSALTNVKIQTEGAKEIAALQLKKTTITDAAGNSYDAYVLCDKDGNEFTGIINRTGIYPGATWVGDDGKNYSSIKYIFALPSVTKINAIIDSKDLSVTDAKEWGDSTHRQSMRLYAGGFNNFYYACAVNGTKFIGWNTGWAFNKYNNPTDAYFFTNEYNVGTLQPGQKVTKEIFFLFGASMGFKIGEDMEETVNIPVKVVSDEGVYKQVDVKITLHDR from the coding sequence ATGGTAGATTGGTTGAAGAGTAAAAAAGCTATGTCTCCAATATTAGCTTTATTAATCGTGTTAGGAGTTACAATAGTTGTCGGAGCTGTATTTTACGCATGGGGTAGCGGAATGTTTGAAAGTTCTCAAGAAAAAACTAAATCGGCATTAGAAGGAACAACATCTACAATTGCCTACGATGCTGGAGCAATAGGAGTATCTGTTCCAAAAGAGATAGATGTTGAGGGGGACTTAGATTTAGGTGATACATTACAAAGTTCATGGGGTGATTATCCTGGTGCTTCCAAATATGTATTAAACGCTTTAGCGAAAGATAGTAATTGGGGGACACTATATGATGAAAGAATTATAGTCCCAGTACCAATAACAATTGAAAATTACTACGATTCAGCACTAACAAATGTTAAAATACAAACCGAAGGCGCTAAGGAAATTGCTGCATTACAATTAAAGAAGACCACAATAACAGATGCAGCAGGAAATAGTTATGATGCTTATGTATTATGCGATAAAGATGGAAATGAATTTACTGGAATTATAAATAGAACTGGAATATATCCTGGAGCTACTTGGGTTGGTGATGATGGTAAAAACTACAGTAGTATAAAATATATATTTGCTTTGCCATCAGTTACAAAAATCAATGCAATAATTGATAGTAAAGATTTATCTGTAACTGATGCAAAGGAATGGGGAGATTCAACACACAGACAATCTATGAGATTATACGCAGGAGGATTTAACAACTTCTACTATGCATGTGCTGTAAATGGAACAAAATTCATAGGTTGGAATACAGGATGGGCTTTTAATAAATACAATAACCCAACAGATGCATACTTCTTTACAAACGAATACAATGTAGGAACATTACAACCAGGACAAAAAGTAACTAAAGAAATATTCTTCCTATTTGGAGCATCAATGGGCTTTAAGATTGGAGAGGATATGGAAGAAACTGTTAATATCCCAGTAAAAGTTGTCTCTGATGAAGGTGTCTATAAGCAGGTAGATGTTAAGATAACACTCCACGATAGATAA
- a CDS encoding archaellin/type IV pilin N-terminal domain-containing protein, translating to MVDWLKSKKAMSPILALLIVLGVTIVVGAVFYAWGSGMFESSQEKTKSALEGQAATMSNDVIPYYVRVGVVGHDESPATFEYVSTGVDADNDKTIKYGEPYKPDKYTKCLKDERVIFEIPIYIRNNAQDKTLKGVTAKVLGLSGHLWWALHLKYDEVNDQYVLLKGDDSTFTGYIGYASADENNAGFTYVFTTSSYAVNISSSASGYKWNGTDLIPTTGEDIEYSTIKAKSSFADYTSSPLKLISADGTNYYLVAINSTGDKWYMATSQAFFRGTEGYNDCKLLFNNPTYNIGDVPPNSVKVANTYIAFGYITSEYLPDIDEISIRIQDSEGTLTKTIPLKFHIEDPEWS from the coding sequence ATGGTAGATTGGTTGAAGAGTAAAAAAGCTATGTCTCCAATATTAGCTTTATTAATCGTGTTAGGAGTTACAATAGTTGTCGGAGCTGTATTTTACGCATGGGGTAGCGGAATGTTTGAAAGTTCTCAAGAAAAAACTAAATCGGCATTAGAAGGACAGGCAGCAACAATGTCAAATGATGTTATTCCATACTATGTTAGAGTTGGAGTCGTAGGACATGATGAAAGTCCAGCAACATTTGAGTATGTTTCAACTGGTGTTGATGCAGATAATGATAAAACAATAAAATATGGAGAACCATATAAGCCAGACAAATATACCAAATGTCTAAAAGATGAAAGAGTTATATTTGAAATTCCAATTTATATTAGGAATAATGCACAAGATAAAACATTAAAAGGAGTTACTGCAAAAGTCCTTGGACTTTCAGGGCATTTATGGTGGGCACTCCATTTGAAATATGATGAAGTAAATGACCAATATGTATTATTAAAAGGAGACGATTCAACATTCACAGGATATATTGGTTATGCATCTGCAGATGAGAATAATGCAGGATTTACTTACGTATTTACAACTAGCTCCTATGCTGTAAATATATCAAGCTCTGCAAGTGGATATAAGTGGAATGGAACTGATTTAATACCAACAACTGGAGAAGATATAGAGTATTCTACAATAAAAGCAAAGAGTTCATTTGCAGATTATACTTCAAGCCCATTAAAATTAATAAGTGCTGATGGTACTAATTACTACTTAGTTGCTATAAATTCAACTGGGGATAAGTGGTATATGGCTACAAGCCAGGCATTCTTTAGAGGAACAGAAGGATATAATGATTGTAAGTTATTGTTCAACAATCCAACATACAACATTGGAGATGTTCCTCCAAACAGTGTAAAAGTAGCAAACACATACATAGCATTTGGTTACATAACCTCAGAATATTTACCAGATATTGATGAAATAAGCATTAGAATCCAGGACAGCGAAGGGACATTAACTAAGACAATTCCATTGAAATTCCACATTGAAGACCCAGAGTGGTCATAA
- the wecB gene encoding non-hydrolyzing UDP-N-acetylglucosamine 2-epimerase: MKFTIVLGTRPEIIKLSPIIRVLEKTNIDWNIIHTNQHYSENMDKIFFDELNLPKPKYNLGIGSGTHGEQTGKMLIKVERVLLKEKPNVVIVQGDTNTVLSGALAASKLKIKIAHVEAGLRSFDRNMPEEINRVLTDHISDYLFAPTDIAKNNLLREGIKENKIFVVGNTIVDATLQNLKIAEKNENVKKFFNTLKNNGDYFLLTLHRSENVDNKKRLKNIIEGILYLTKIYDEHIIFPIHPRTKKRLEEFNLLNKLKNNEKINIIEPVGYLEFLMLEKNAKLILTDSGGIQEEACILKTPCITLRDNTERPETLSVGANILVGDDKEKLINAVNIMLNKNRNWENPFGDGKSGEKIVKILIDKNK, encoded by the coding sequence ATGAAATTCACGATAGTATTAGGGACAAGGCCAGAGATTATAAAGCTCTCACCAATAATTAGAGTTTTAGAAAAAACTAACATAGATTGGAATATAATACATACTAATCAGCATTATTCTGAAAATATGGATAAAATATTTTTTGATGAGTTAAATTTACCAAAACCAAAATATAATTTAGGTATAGGTTCAGGAACTCACGGAGAGCAGACAGGGAAAATGTTAATTAAAGTTGAAAGAGTTCTTTTAAAAGAAAAACCTAATGTTGTTATAGTTCAAGGAGATACTAATACAGTTTTATCTGGAGCATTAGCTGCTTCAAAATTAAAAATAAAAATTGCTCATGTTGAGGCAGGATTAAGAAGTTTTGATAGAAATATGCCTGAGGAGATAAATAGAGTTTTAACTGATCACATTAGCGATTATCTATTTGCACCAACTGATATAGCTAAAAATAACTTATTGAGGGAAGGTATTAAAGAAAACAAAATTTTTGTTGTAGGAAATACTATTGTTGATGCTACCTTGCAAAATTTGAAGATTGCTGAAAAAAATGAAAATGTTAAAAAATTTTTTAACACACTTAAGAATAATGGTGATTATTTTTTACTAACTTTACATAGATCTGAAAATGTTGATAATAAGAAAAGATTAAAAAATATTATAGAGGGTATATTATATTTAACAAAGATTTATGACGAACATATAATTTTTCCTATACATCCAAGAACTAAAAAAAGGTTGGAAGAGTTTAATTTACTAAACAAATTAAAAAATAATGAGAAAATTAATATTATTGAGCCTGTAGGATACTTAGAATTCTTAATGTTGGAGAAAAATGCTAAATTGATTTTAACAGATAGTGGAGGGATTCAAGAAGAGGCATGTATCTTAAAAACCCCATGTATAACTTTAAGAGATAACACTGAAAGACCAGAAACTTTAAGTGTTGGAGCAAATATTTTAGTAGGAGATGATAAAGAAAAATTAATTAACGCAGTTAATATTATGCTCAATAAAAATAGAAATTGGGAAAATCCATTCGGAGATGGAAAAAGTGGTGAAAAAATTGTAAAGATTTTAATTGACAAAAATAAATAA
- a CDS encoding helix-turn-helix domain-containing protein, with the protein MGKLLLKTPCTTWTFDNLMACVFGIKVSDVKVYFDILKNGPSKINEIAERINRNRSTVQRAVQNLMNAGLVKRKQVNIKEGGYYFIYEAIPFEEAKKIIKKTIKEWCNNMEKWIDELKFEDVIEEYFEE; encoded by the coding sequence ATGGGTAAGTTATTATTAAAAACTCCATGCACAACTTGGACCTTTGATAATTTAATGGCATGTGTATTTGGAATAAAGGTCTCTGATGTTAAGGTATATTTTGATATTTTAAAAAACGGACCCTCAAAGATAAATGAAATTGCTGAAAGAATTAATAGAAATAGGAGTACTGTTCAGAGAGCTGTTCAAAATCTAATGAATGCAGGTTTAGTTAAAAGAAAGCAGGTGAATATAAAAGAAGGAGGTTACTATTTTATTTATGAAGCAATTCCTTTTGAAGAAGCTAAAAAAATCATAAAGAAGACCATAAAAGAGTGGTGTAACAATATGGAAAAATGGATTGATGAATTAAAATTTGAAGATGTGATTGAGGAGTATTTTGAAGAGTAA
- the rnz gene encoding ribonuclease Z encodes MKIIFLGTGAAVPSKNRNHIGIAFKFKSEVFLFDCGENIQRQMLFTEVSPMKISHIFITHLHGDHILGLPGLLQSLGFFGRDKEINIYGPVGLREVIESSLKLGYHIIEYPIKVYEISAKEPLKILQCEDYEIIAYPTKHSVPSYAYIFREIKKPRLNMEKVKKLKIKIGPDLKKLKNGEPVKNIEGKIVYPEEVLLPPKKGFCLAYSGDTLPLEDFGIYLKEIGCDVLIHEATFDDSEKETAKENMHSTVGDAVNIAKLANVKALILTHISARYDKEEFFNQYKKNVKQYNENFEIIISKDLDCYDVKDLLR; translated from the coding sequence ATGAAGATAATATTTTTAGGAACTGGAGCGGCAGTTCCATCTAAAAATAGAAATCATATTGGCATAGCATTTAAGTTTAAGAGTGAAGTGTTTTTATTTGATTGTGGGGAAAATATACAGAGGCAGATGCTATTTACCGAAGTTTCTCCAATGAAGATTAGCCATATATTTATAACTCATTTACATGGAGATCACATATTAGGACTTCCCGGGCTATTACAGAGTTTAGGTTTTTTTGGAAGAGATAAGGAAATCAATATTTATGGACCAGTAGGTTTAAGAGAAGTTATTGAGAGTTCTTTAAAGTTGGGTTATCATATTATTGAATATCCAATAAAAGTATATGAGATTTCAGCAAAAGAGCCATTAAAAATTCTCCAATGTGAAGATTATGAGATAATTGCCTATCCTACTAAGCATAGTGTCCCTTCTTATGCATATATATTTAGAGAGATTAAAAAACCTCGCCTAAATATGGAAAAAGTTAAAAAACTTAAAATAAAAATAGGACCTGACTTAAAAAAACTAAAAAATGGAGAGCCAGTTAAAAACATTGAGGGAAAAATTGTATATCCTGAAGAAGTTTTACTTCCTCCAAAAAAAGGTTTTTGCTTAGCTTATAGTGGAGATACACTTCCATTAGAAGATTTTGGGATATATTTAAAAGAGATAGGATGTGATGTATTAATTCATGAAGCTACATTTGATGATTCTGAAAAAGAAACTGCTAAAGAAAATATGCACTCTACTGTTGGAGATGCTGTTAACATTGCCAAATTGGCAAATGTTAAGGCGTTAATATTGACTCACATTTCAGCAAGGTATGATAAGGAAGAATTCTTTAACCAATATAAAAAAAATGTTAAACAGTATAATGAGAACTTTGAAATTATTATTAGCAAAGATTTAGATTGTTATGATGTAAAAGATTTATTGAGGTGA
- the npdG gene encoding NADPH-dependent F420 reductase, whose amino-acid sequence MKISILGGTGDQGFGLALRLAKNNKIIIGSRKKEKAEEAAKRAKEILKQREIEADIVGLENKDAAKEGDVVILSIPYEYTLSTIKQLKEELKGKIVVSIGVPLATAIGDKPTRLLFPPDGSVAEMVQNVLKESKVVSAFQNVCHAVLEDLDNPVDCDILVCGNDEEAKKVVINLANQIDGVRAIDCGNLEKSRIIEAITPLLIGLNIKYKSKGTGIRITNLEI is encoded by the coding sequence ATGAAAATATCAATATTGGGAGGAACTGGAGACCAAGGATTTGGTTTAGCTTTGAGGTTGGCTAAAAACAATAAGATAATAATTGGTTCAAGAAAAAAAGAAAAAGCAGAAGAAGCAGCTAAAAGAGCTAAAGAGATATTAAAGCAGAGAGAAATTGAGGCAGATATCGTTGGATTAGAAAATAAAGATGCTGCAAAAGAGGGTGATGTTGTTATTTTATCAATACCTTATGAATATACATTATCTACAATAAAACAATTAAAAGAAGAACTTAAAGGGAAAATTGTTGTTTCTATAGGAGTTCCATTAGCCACAGCTATTGGTGATAAACCAACAAGATTACTGTTTCCACCAGACGGTTCTGTGGCTGAAATGGTTCAGAATGTATTAAAAGAAAGTAAAGTAGTTAGTGCATTCCAAAATGTTTGCCATGCAGTTTTAGAAGATTTAGACAATCCAGTAGATTGTGATATTTTAGTTTGTGGAAATGATGAAGAAGCTAAAAAAGTAGTTATTAATTTAGCAAACCAAATTGATGGTGTTAGGGCAATAGATTGTGGAAATTTAGAAAAGTCTAGGATAATTGAGGCTATAACTCCATTATTAATCGGATTAAATATAAAATACAAGTCAAAAGGGACTGGAATTAGAATAACCAATTTGGAGATTTAA
- a CDS encoding M20/M25/M40 family metallo-hydrolase — protein MIFMDYLQILEDLIKIKTDNKIGVRKAFKYLSNFFNNLGINNKVVEGCFVAYKDNVENFDVILNSHIDTVKVQLDFKKDDKYFYGTGVIDAKANVILMIHAFLNSDKSLLVISPDEETESNGIYNFCQYLKRKIKNKKIIGIVSEPTDLKVCIGHKGRFEYVVESFGKSMHASSVNNCINPIEILSKIILDLKNIPLKKIKVDKIYSSTITPTMIKGGIQSNIVPDYAYVLFDVRSVEEDIINKISNFLDNKEYSKYIKNRLNLGRHYADFYMLKNKELIDKLSKYYEISFFNATCEAYYINKFLNADVVIYGVGKLEYAHSKNEFLNLNDFDKGIKNIEKLVELIKE, from the coding sequence ATGATATTTATGGACTATCTACAAATTCTTGAAGATTTAATAAAAATAAAAACTGACAACAAAATTGGAGTTAGAAAAGCATTTAAATATTTATCAAATTTTTTTAATAACTTAGGGATAAATAATAAAGTTGTTGAGGGTTGCTTTGTAGCTTATAAAGATAATGTAGAAAACTTTGATGTAATATTAAATTCACATATAGACACTGTAAAAGTTCAATTAGATTTTAAAAAAGATGATAAATATTTTTATGGAACTGGAGTTATAGATGCTAAGGCAAATGTTATTTTAATGATTCACGCTTTTTTAAATAGCGATAAATCATTATTAGTTATCTCCCCCGACGAAGAAACAGAATCTAATGGAATTTATAATTTTTGTCAATATTTAAAAAGAAAAATTAAAAATAAAAAAATTATAGGAATTGTTAGTGAGCCAACAGACTTAAAAGTTTGTATTGGACACAAAGGGAGGTTTGAGTATGTTGTTGAAAGTTTTGGTAAATCTATGCATGCATCATCAGTTAATAATTGTATAAATCCCATAGAAATTTTAAGTAAGATTATCTTGGACTTAAAAAATATTCCTCTAAAAAAAATTAAAGTTGATAAAATATATAGTTCCACAATAACTCCTACTATGATAAAGGGAGGAATTCAAAGTAATATAGTTCCTGACTACGCCTATGTTTTATTTGATGTTAGAAGTGTAGAAGAAGATATAATAAATAAAATTTCCAATTTTTTAGATAACAAAGAATACTCAAAGTATATAAAAAATAGATTAAATTTAGGGAGACATTATGCAGATTTTTACATGCTAAAAAATAAAGAACTAATAGATAAATTATCCAAATATTATGAAATATCCTTTTTTAATGCGACTTGTGAAGCATACTACATAAATAAATTTTTAAATGCAGATGTTGTGATTTATGGAGTTGGTAAATTAGAGTATGCTCATTCTAAAAATGAGTTTTTAAATTTAAATGATTTTGATAAAGGAATAAAAAATATAGAAAAACTTGTAGAATTAATTAAAGAATAA